The Patagioenas fasciata isolate bPatFas1 chromosome 3, bPatFas1.hap1, whole genome shotgun sequence genome contains a region encoding:
- the LOC139827663 gene encoding uncharacterized protein — translation MGISLRSPEGNWPNPRPSFPLRPPCRHNRVSQGLARIPGAGEGPRDQRRVPGCWEHPAPGDGRSGSPWGCSLQALGCVPQTLTQGLSGAAAPSPATAQPWVTGQPLCVTVMSPVHHKRGPYLSGFRGGSGVTLTAREPVSKRASEMGKCVKNTSVTEGKAKAQRPQRRFRRCVRNMGDWQLILLIFIFFLTVWVLCNILLPRIITSLGSMGVSIYMARWASNIKAKGTCVRKRLKSSRGTDPMGKQPRPRAALGKTAAPGQGSPSQPEPCESKEVSAESSRSGQCVPQRGELWRSSCDGEAAPARELPQESENKAPGGRSHADSSSELPRNQHSIGNMEELSKSLMESLDMTKVCHDLMEEPKATSQKSATPALHKSKSREYLVCLQCRRCVTSSCPHCSEPQEQQDLPMLVVFLHGYYLVVAKGQVVEMKLELKFELVIGGKPVYTWEKDQLLGQRSHTDRDEPISLSGSKSSKAPYTVLRTPQGQMGLDGQDIRASPEQQPCTKRSGAGSADRQPAGQGGSLPSTVSTRSSSPGDSETSQVSCPILSAQGTPEGRTGLAKKDTRAAPDLQPAGQGEPLPNTLPTYLWPAWAQPPTPVALERLRRAALEPLPAVGFKGLEPGFSRQQRIRYSWANVKRRLRAALKYFCIAGNSEPTDAMEWEQMVRLDLQRRADALLHITEVVV, via the exons ATGGGCATTTCCCTGAGGAGCCCTGAGGGGAACTGGCCCAACCCACGCCCATCCTTCCCCCTCAGGCCTCCCTGCCGCCACAACAGGGTGTCCCAGGGCCTGGCCAGgatccctggggcaggagaggggccGAGAGACCAGCGCAGGGTCCCTGGCTGCTGGGAACACCCTGCCCCTGGGGATGGCCGCTCTGgctccccatggggctgctccctgcaggccctgggctgtgtcccccaaaccctgacaCAGGGGCTCTCTGGGGCGGCTGCACCATCCCCTGCGACAGCTCAGCCCTGGGTCACCGGGCAGCCCTTgtgtgtcactgtgatgtcaccggTGCATCACAAACGTGGCCCCTATTTAAGTGGGTTTCGGGGAGGCTCAGGTGTCACTTTGACTGCACGCGAGCCAGTGAGCAAGCGAGCAAGCGAGATGGGCAAGTGTGTGAAAAACACATCAGTGAcggaaggaaaagcaaaggcgCAG AGACCCCAGAGGAGATTCAGGCGCTGCGTCAGGAACATGGGGGATTGGCAGCTGATCCTGCTGATCTTCATCTTCTTCCTGACTGTCTGGGTCCTCTGCAACATCCTGCTGCCCCGCATCATCACCTCGCTGGGCAGCATGGGTGTGAGCATCTACATGGCCCGTTGGGCCAGCAACATCAAGGCCAAG GGCACGTGTGTGAGGAAGAGACTTAAGAGCAGCAGAGGGACGGACCCCATGGGGAAGCAGCCCCGTCCCAGAGCTGCCCTGGGCAAGACTGCGGCTCCCGGCCAAGGGAGCCCATCGCAGCCAGAGCCCTGTGAAAGCAAGGAGGTGTCTGCAGAGAGCTCCAGGTCTGG CCAGTGCGTTCCCCAGCGAGGAGAATTGTGGAGAAGCAGCTGCGATGGGGAAGCAGCCCCTGCAAGGGAGCTACCCCAGGAATCAGAAAACAAGGCTCCAGGTGGACGTTCCCATGCTGACAGCAGCTCTGAGCTCCCCAGGAACCAGCACTCCATCGGCAACATGGAGGAGCTCAGCAAATCCCTGATGGAGTCCCTGGACATGACCAAAGTCTGCCACGACCTGATGGAGGAGCCAAAGGCAACATCTCAGAAGAGCGCGACTCCAGCCTTGCACAAATCCAAGAGCAGAGAATATCTGGTCTGCCTGCAGTGCCGTCGGTGCGTCACCAGCAGCTGCCCGCACTGCAGCGagccccaggaacaacaggacctGCCCATGCTGGTCGTCTTCCTCCACGGATACTACCTGGTGGTGGCCAAGGGccaagtggtggagatgaagctggAACTGAAATTTGAGCTGGTCATCGGTGGGAAGCCAGTCTACACGTGGGAGAAAGACCAGCTGCTCGGCCAAAGGAGCCACACGGACCGCGACGAGCCCATAAGCCTTTCGGGCAGCAAAAGCTCGAAAGCCCCATACACTGTCctcaggacaccacagggacagatgggactggATGGGCAGGACATCAGGGCTTCTCCTGAGCAGCAGCCTTGCACAAAACGCAGCGGTGCCGGCAGCGCAGACCGGCAGCCGGCTGGGCAGGGGGGGTCTCTCCCCAGCACGGTCTCCACGCGGTCCAGTAGCCCTGGGGACAGTGAGACCTCGCAGGTGTCGTGTCCCATCCTCAGCGCCCAGGGGACACCAGAGGGACGGACAGGACTGGCCAAGAAGGACACAAGGGCTGCGCCAGACCTGCAGCCGGCTGGGCAGGGGGAACCTCTCCCCAACACGTTGCCCACGTATCTCTGGCCCGCATGGGCACAGCCCCCTACCCCTGTGGCCCTGGAGCGCCTGCGCAGGGCTGCGCTGGAGCCGCTGCCAGCAGTGGGGTTCAAGGGCTTGGAGCCGGGCTTCAGTCGGCAGCAGCGCATCCGGTACTCCTGGGCCAAcgtgaaaaggagactgagggctgcacTGAAGTATTTCTGCATCGCTGGGAACTCGGAACCCACAGACGCCATGGAGTGGGAGCAGATGGTGCGACTAGATCTCCAGCGCAGGGCTGACGCTCTTCTGCACATCACAGAGGTGGTGGTGTAG